A window from Drosophila miranda strain MSH22 chromosome Y unlocalized genomic scaffold, D.miranda_PacBio2.1 Contig_Y2_pilon, whole genome shotgun sequence encodes these proteins:
- the LOC108158636 gene encoding LOW QUALITY PROTEIN: extracellular serine/threonine protein kinase four-jointed (The sequence of the model RefSeq protein was modified relative to this genomic sequence to represent the inferred CDS: inserted 1 base in 1 codon), with the protein MYNIKHLEAGQHQPQHHPHHPQHPLSDRLSLAVSGSATAEPQLTCSVIAAPSTRGQGRPQFLGTRSRSPIEATPMTLLTLRRRRAFQRRACLLSILAAFVFGMALGVVVPMFGLPDYFVGSSNASASPPAVQQQQQVESEGVQRPPSDFPSIYGSAALPPYSAELSAEQVFRNVFHLEQDKNAPDSMIVKKLDTNDGSIKEFHVQRTYSGRYRKGPERRPSKKEDGTPSAPSAERAGLIEADVYWCPEVERALPKGFAAEDQRTWERYVSGQGKVVRLEHGCGRMQNRMVVFADGTRACARYRQNTDQIQGEIFSYYLGQLLNISNLAPSAATVIDTTTPDWAAALGDITQAQWKERRPVVLTRWLPDLEPAGIPQPFQPLERHLNKYDVWNLTKHLQQTRPSDLESESKLDAAPGLLKRLGAATSQGPAHQSSMLEETQWQSQSQTQTQSELESELESKSALVQRLIELAQWSDLIVFDYLIANLDRVVNNLSNFQWNADIMAAPAHNLARQSSSQLLVFLDNESGLLHGYRLLKKYEAYHSLLLDNLCVFRHPTIEALRRLRAXGAGRPLRDLFERATSDGVRDVLPLLPDKSIKILMERIDRVLGQVHKCREDLNKGS; encoded by the exons ATGTACAACATCAAGCACCTGGAAGCCGGACAACATCAGCCACAGCACCACCCACACCACCCACAGCACCCACTGAGCGACCGCTTGAGCCTGGCAGTGAGCGGCTCTGCCACAGCCGAGCCGCAGCTCACCTGCAGCGTCATCGCAGCCCCCTCTACACGCGGCCAGGGCAGGCCTCAGTTCCTGGGGACAAGAAGCCGCAGCCCCATTGAAGCCACCCCCATGACGCTACTGACCTTGCGGCGTCGTCGCGCCTTCCAGCGCCGTGCCTGCCTCCTGAGCATCCTCGCCGCCTTCGTCTTCGGCATGGCGCTGGGCGTGGTAGTGCCCATGTTCGGCCTTCCGGACTACTTCgtgggcagcagcaacgcGTCCGCATCCCCGCCAgccgtgcagcagcagcagcaagtgGAGAGCGAGGGGGTGCAGCGTCCACCCTCGGATTTCCCAAGTATCTATGGGAGCGCAGCCCTGCCGCCCTACAGCGCAGAACTGAGTGCCGAGCAGGTCTTCCGGAACGTGTTCCACCTGGAGCAGGACAAGAATGCACCGGACTCGATGATCGTGAAGAAACTGGACACGAACGACGGCAGCATCAAGGAGTTCCACGTGCAGCGCACCTACAGCGGCCGCTACCGCAAGGGTCCCGAGCGCAGGCCTTCGAAGAAGGAGGATGGAACGCCGTCTGCCCCGTCGGCGGAGAGGGCGGGTCTCATCGAAGCGGACGTCTACTGGTGCCCTGAGGTGGAGCGAGCTCTGCCCAAGGGCTTCGCGGCCGAGGATCAGCGCACCTGGGAGCGCTACGTGTCCGGCCAGGGCAAGGTCGTGCGACTCGAGCACGGCTGCGGGCGCATGCAGAACCGCATGGTGGTGTTCGCGGATGGGACACGGGCCTGCGCCCGCTACCGCCAGAACACCGACCAGATCCAGGGCGAGATCTTCAGCTACTACCTCGGCCAACTGCTGAACATCAGCAACCTGGCGCCGAGTGCTGCCACAGTCATCGACACGACGACCCCGGACTGGGCGGCAGCCCTGGGGGACATCACGCAGGCGCAGTGGAAGGAACGCAGGCCGGTGGTGTTGACGCGCTGGTTGCCGGATCTGGAGCCGGCTGGAATTCCGCAGCCCTTTCAGCCGCTCGAGCGGCACCTGAACAAGTACGACGTCTGGAACCTGACGAAGCATCTGCAGCAGACGCGGCCATCCGATTTGGAGTCGGAGTCAAAGTTGGACGCAGCGCCGGGATTACTCAAGCGGCTGGGGGCTGCCACCTCGCAAGGACCAGCTCATCAATCAAGCATGCTTGAGGAGACGCAATGGCAGTCCCAGTcgcagacccagacccagtcGGAGTTGGAGTCGGAATTGGAGTCAAAGTCGGCGCTGGTGCAGCGACTAATTGAATTGGCACAATGGTCCGATTTAATCGTCTTCGATTACCTGATCGCGAACCTCGATCGTGTTGTTAATAACTTGTCCAACTTTCAATGGAATGCCGACATCATGGCCGCGCCGGCCCACAACCTGGCCCGCCAGTCCAGCTCGCAGCTGCTCGTGTTCCTGGACAACGAGAGCGGGCTCCTGCACGGCTATCGCCTGCTGAAGAAGTACGAGGCCTATCACAGCCTCCTGCTGGACAACCTGTGCGTCTTTCGCCATCCCACCATCGAGGCACTGCGGCGGCTGCGAG GGGGCGCGGGCCGGCCGCTGCGCGATCTCTTCGAGCGCGCAACCAGCGACGGCGTGCGTGACGTGCTGCCCTTGCTGCCGGATAAATCAATCAAGATACTCATGGAGCGCATCGATCGCGTGCTGGGCCAAGTGCACAAGTGCCGGGAGGACCTTAACAAGGGCAGCTAA
- the LOC108158638 gene encoding uncharacterized protein LOC108158638 isoform X1: MFRKYWLIWALALWVWCAPYAGQAKKQIVLNTMKCSLSGKVFANIECRPETREAFNLILTTDELKTADNVVGVFELRLSIYGQTKAIIIKNIRLDLCQLRAQLRDKKSLMRFFYKGLRTANHNLPDKCPFLRNTTYFMRKVELDARELPPYLPEYNFTFGGRIHANNVVCSELLITGGYCEAELDCTGQREL; this comes from the exons ATGTTTCGAAAGTATTGGCTCATCTGGGCATTGGCTCTGTGGGTATGGTGTGCCCCCTATGCCGGGCAGGCAAAGAAG CAAATCGTGCTCAACACAATGAAGTGCTCCCTCAGTGGAAAAGTGTTCGCGAACATCGAGTGCCGTCCAGAGACCCGGGAGGCCTTCAACCTGATCCTCACCACCGACGAGCTGAAGACAGCGGATAACGTTGTGGGCGTGTTCGAGCTCCGGCTCTCCATTTACGGTCAAACGAAGGCAATTATAATAAAGAATATTCGCCTGGATTTGTGCCAGCTTCGGGCTCAGCTTCGGGACAAGAAATCACTCATGCGCTTCTTCTACAAGGGCCTGCGAACCGCCAATCACAACCTACCGGACAAGTGTCCGTTCCTCAGG AACACCACCTACTTCATGCGGAAAGTGGAGCTGGATGCCAGGGAGCTGCCACCCTACCTGCCCGAGTACAACTTCACCTTCGGAGGCAGGATCCACGCAAACAACGTCGTCTGTTCAGAGCTCCTCATCACGGGGGGCTACTGCGAGGCCGAGCTGGACTGCACGGGACAGAGGGAGCTCTGA
- the LOC108158638 gene encoding uncharacterized protein LOC108158638 isoform X2, with product MKCSLSGKVFANIECRPETREAFNLILTTDELKTADNVVGVFELRLSIYGQTKAIIIKNIRLDLCQLRAQLRDKKSLMRFFYKGLRTANHNLPDKCPFLRNTTYFMRKVELDARELPPYLPEYNFTFGGRIHANNVVCSELLITGGYCEAELDCTGQREL from the exons ATGAAGTGCTCCCTCAGTGGAAAAGTGTTCGCGAACATCGAGTGCCGTCCAGAGACCCGGGAGGCCTTCAACCTGATCCTCACCACCGACGAGCTGAAGACAGCGGATAACGTTGTGGGCGTGTTCGAGCTCCGGCTCTCCATTTACGGTCAAACGAAGGCAATTATAATAAAGAATATTCGCCTGGATTTGTGCCAGCTTCGGGCTCAGCTTCGGGACAAGAAATCACTCATGCGCTTCTTCTACAAGGGCCTGCGAACCGCCAATCACAACCTACCGGACAAGTGTCCGTTCCTCAGG AACACCACCTACTTCATGCGGAAAGTGGAGCTGGATGCCAGGGAGCTGCCACCCTACCTGCCCGAGTACAACTTCACCTTCGGAGGCAGGATCCACGCAAACAACGTCGTCTGTTCAGAGCTCCTCATCACGGGGGGCTACTGCGAGGCCGAGCTGGACTGCACGGGACAGAGGGAGCTCTGA